GGGCGCTTCACCCTTCCAATACATGATCTCCATGGGCATCCGCCTGGACGAGCCGGACTGGCGCCACTGGCTGAACGACTTCATCGTCCGCCGCCAGGGCGACATCGACCGCATCCTTGCCGAGTACCATGTCCCGCTCGCCAACGCCGACGGATCGATCCGGGCCGAGGTGCCGGAACCGGACGGCTACCGCATGGCCGACTACCGCGCCCCCACGCCTCCCGCCCTGCGCGGCGCCGAAACGGTGGGACCGGAGGAGGTCGAGCGGCTGGCCAAGGCCGGCGCCGTCCTGGTCGACGTGCTGCCCACCCCGCCGAAGCCCGACGGGCTGGCACCGGGAAGCCGCTGGGTCCCGCCGCCCCATCGCAGCCTGCCGGGAGCCCACTGGCTGCCGAATGTCGGCTACGGCGCGCCCTCGGCCGATCAGGAGGCCTATTTCCGCAACAGCCTGGAGGCGCTGACCGCCGGCGACCGCAAGCGTCCGCTGGTGGTGTTCTGCCAGCCGGATTGCTGGATGAGCTGGAATGCCGCCAAGCGGGCGGTGGCGCTCGGCTATCGGGCGGTCAAATGGTATCCGGCCGGCACCGACGGCTGGGCGGCCGCGGGCCGCGACCTCGTCACGGTCGAGCCCGAACCGGGGTTCGAGACGCGGCCCGAACCCAAGATGGCGAACTGAGTGCTGCCCTCAGGACAGAAGCGCCGACAGCATGCGCGCGATCTGGCCGAGCCGCTGTTCGATGCGGGCCGGCTGCTCGCACACCGCGGTCTGGGCCCGGCGGCGGTCGTCGAGGATGCGGCGGTCCCAGGCGATGGCCGCCTTGGCCTCCTGCGCACGGGCGGCGTCGCCCGACGCGGCATCGAGGTCGCGCAGGGCGGCGGCGATGCGCTCGCGCAGGGCCCGCTGATGCTGGGCATACCGCTCGATGGAGGCGATGGCGGCGGTGCGCTGGCGGTCCAGCGTCTGGAAGGTCCCGGCGAAGACCAGCGCCAGCTTGCGGTCATGCTCCTGCTCCGCCCCCTTCCGCACCGGGCCGGCCAGCGCGTTCGCTTCCGGTTCCAGGCTGGCGGGATCGATGCTGTCGTCGGCCGCGCGCCGGACCAGGGTGGCGATGGCGGCATCGCGCTGCCACTCGTCCCCCAGCCCGTCGATCGACGGGCCGTCCCAGACCGAAGCCGGCGACAGGGCCGGGACCAGAACCTGCGGACAGGGCCAGTCGGGATTCTTCGAATCCAAGGAAGCCGTTTGGGCTGCCGCAAGGGCTGGCGAGCCTGCGATCAGTGCCGCGGCGAGCGCCGCAGCGGAAATGGAAGAAAATCGATGCATGCCCAGAATGATGGCAACACCAACGATCCGGCGCAATCGGAACCGCTGCGCAAAAGGGGAAGCCCGATGGATCATGCGGGGAGGAGGATCGGAGCCGCTATGATCGCAGGGCTCGCCCTCTGTCCGGCACCGGGCTTTACGGGCGCCGCAGCCGCGTCGGCGCGGACGCTGGTGCTCGATCTGGAGCTTGAGGACAGCAGCGGCGAACCCCGGTCGACGGAGCATGCGGAGCGTCTGAAACGGGTCAGTGCCGAACTGCGCCGGGCGCTGGACGCCAAGGGCTATGACGTGATCGACGATGCCGCCACGGCCGGGCTGGTACCTCCGGGAACACAGATCCGGACCTGCAACGGCTGCGAGACCGACATCGCGCGTGCCGCCGGTGCCGATCTGGTCGTGTTCGGCGTGGTCCGCAAGGTCAGCAGCCTGATCCTGTGGATCGCCGTGGCGGTCGAGGATGTCGGCACCGGCCAAGCGGTGACGACGGCACGCGGCGACATCCGCGGCGACAATGCCGCCGCCTGGTCGCGCGGCGTCGCCTGGCTGGTCGAACACCGGCTGGCGAAGCATGCGCCCGTCAAGCAATGAGCCGGGTGGTGAGCCGGGCGGCTCCAAGAAGGACAGGCGACAGGGAGGCCCCAGACAATGCCGGACGATTCACAGAGCGGCTACCTCACCATCATGAACGTCCTGCGGCCGCCGCCGGCCAGCGCCGTCATGCGCCGCTACGACCTTGTGCTGCGCGATTATGTCGGGGAGTTCCGCATCGGCGTCTGGGACCATGAGAAGACGCGGACCCAGCGCGTGCGCGTCAGCCTGACCGTCACGGTCGAGGTGCCGAACCGGCCCTTCGTCGACGATCTCGACGCCGTCGTCTCCTACGAGTACCTGATCCAGGGCGTCGAGGCCTTCCAGCAAAGCCCACACATTCAGCTGCTGGAGGTCCTGGCCGAAAAGCTGCTTGCCCTTTGCCTGTCGCCGCCGCAAGCGGTCTTCGCCCGGGTCCAGGTGGAAAAGCTGGAGATCGTCCCACAAGCGGCAGGCGTCGGCGTGGTATTGACCGGTGCGCGGGACCAGTCACAATGAACAGGGTCGCAATCAATGGGGATACGATGACCGGAATTCGGGTCGTCAAGCCGGGCGGCGGCCTGTGGAACGGCGCTGCCCTGCGCCCCTGGCTCGTTACCCTCGCGGCGGAACGGGAGGCGGCATGGCCCGGCACATCCTATTCCTGACCGGCTCCCTGGCTGAGAGCCGCTTGCGTCAGGTTCTGGACTCGCTCGC
The sequence above is drawn from the Azospirillum lipoferum 4B genome and encodes:
- a CDS encoding DUF3280 domain-containing protein: MIAGLALCPAPGFTGAAAASARTLVLDLELEDSSGEPRSTEHAERLKRVSAELRRALDAKGYDVIDDAATAGLVPPGTQIRTCNGCETDIARAAGADLVVFGVVRKVSSLILWIAVAVEDVGTGQAVTTARGDIRGDNAAAWSRGVAWLVEHRLAKHAPVKQ
- a CDS encoding dihydroneopterin aldolase codes for the protein MPDDSQSGYLTIMNVLRPPPASAVMRRYDLVLRDYVGEFRIGVWDHEKTRTQRVRVSLTVTVEVPNRPFVDDLDAVVSYEYLIQGVEAFQQSPHIQLLEVLAEKLLALCLSPPQAVFARVQVEKLEIVPQAAGVGVVLTGARDQSQ
- a CDS encoding quinoprotein dehydrogenase-associated putative ABC transporter substrate-binding protein — translated: MIRRSARSLMLAFMLAAVLCAAAPAGRPAFAAEGIPMEVLRVCADANLLPFSNDRQEGFENRIAKLIADELKVPLAFTWWPQTIGFVRNTLRTRQCDLVMGTAVGEELMQNTNPYYRSTYALVYRKDSGITAKTLADPSLQGARIGVVARTPPSAVMLRHGLTNLEPYQLDTDTRAHHPAQQAVEDVAAARTDAAIVWGPIAGFFAARQSVPLAVVPLKDEPGASPFQYMISMGIRLDEPDWRHWLNDFIVRRQGDIDRILAEYHVPLANADGSIRAEVPEPDGYRMADYRAPTPPALRGAETVGPEEVERLAKAGAVLVDVLPTPPKPDGLAPGSRWVPPPHRSLPGAHWLPNVGYGAPSADQEAYFRNSLEALTAGDRKRPLVVFCQPDCWMSWNAAKRAVALGYRAVKWYPAGTDGWAAAGRDLVTVEPEPGFETRPEPKMAN